GAACTAAGGTAAATTTCGTTTGTGGCAAACTGTTGCCACATCTTTGGCAGGCCAAGTAAAATCATGACAAATTCCTTGGCAAAAGGTTAAGGAAAAAATATGCAATCTTCCGTTTACGCAGGTTCTTTTGACCCATGGACATTTGGTCATCAGTTTGTTTTAGATTCCGCTTTAGAAGTGTTTGATAAAGTGCATGTTGTTTCTGCTATCAACCCAGCAAAACAAAGCCTTCTTAAACCCGAAGTCAGGGCGAGGGTTATTGCGCATTCAATCGATCCCTTTATTGATTGGTGGTCGCTCGATCCTCCATTTCGAGTTGGCGAAAAAGTGATTGTGACATCACAAGAAGGCTTGGTTGCCGACTATGCTAAAGAAAATAATATTAGCCATTTGATTCGAGGGCTACGTTCTACCTCCGATTTTGAAGCAGAATTTAATCTTTATTTCTCAAACCAAGCTATTAATCCTAGTTTGCAAACCTGGGCTGTTTTATGTCCACACCATTTGTTACATTGTTCATCAACATATGTAAAAACTGTTGTCGGCAAACCGCATGTTAAAGATGTTGGTGCAAAATTTGTTGCGCAATCATTAATGTTAAACTGGGTTCGAGTTATTGGACAAATTTTTGATTTGATCCAAGTTTGTTCTGAGCATCGTTTTGATGTCGATGCCACAAATTTATCAGATGACGATTTATCAGAAAGTCTACAACTTTTATATTCTAATTTAGCTTGTCGTATTTTACGTATTTCACGTTCAATTCTTGTAAAAACTTCTAAATATGTTGATAACTTTTTAAGACAAAATGGTTCTAGACTTCGAGAAGAAGTCAAAGTAAAAAAAACTTATCCTAAAAATGAAATCAATACGCTTTGGGCAATTTTAGCGTATTGCATCGAAGAAGACGCCATTTTTCCCGATGGCATAGACTCTGGAGTTTCTTATTTACTCTCGTTATCAAAAAAACTTGGCAAAACGTCTACAAAAATTTTCAATCAAGAAGAAGTAGAAAGTGCATACAAAAATTTAAAAAAATAAAAGAAAAGGATCGTGAATATGCAACTCAATGCCTATGATTTTCTCAATGCATTTTCTGAAATTGACGACTCTCAAAAACTCATTCAAGACACCGTTAAAAAATTTATTAGTGAAAAACTCAAACCTCACATCCATGATTACTATGAACAAGGAGTTTTTCCTTATGAGCTCGTTAAAGAAATGGGCGCTCTTGGACTTTTAGGAAGTAACTTAACAGGATATGGCTGCGCTGGGCTTGATGAAGTGTCCTATGGCATTATTATGAAAGAACTCGAACGGGGAGATAGTGGCCTAAGAAGCTTTGCAAGCGTACAAAGTAGTCTTGCCATGTATGCAATTCATACTTTTGGTTCCGAAGAACAAAAAAAATATTTTCTTCCTCGCATGGCTCAAGGAGAATGGATTGGTTGCTTTGGTTTAACAGAGCCCGATTTTGGCTCAAACCCTTCTGGCATGAAAACCTTTGCAAAACAACATGGCGACCATTGGATACTCAATGGTTCAAAAACATGGATCACCAATGCTCCCATTGCACATGTTGCTGTGGTGTGGGCACAAACCGAACAGGGTGTTCGCGGTTTTTTGGTAGAAAAAGACAGCAAGGGCTTTAGCGCTCCCAAA
This region of Spirobacillus cienkowskii genomic DNA includes:
- the coaD gene encoding pantetheine-phosphate adenylyltransferase, encoding MQSSVYAGSFDPWTFGHQFVLDSALEVFDKVHVVSAINPAKQSLLKPEVRARVIAHSIDPFIDWWSLDPPFRVGEKVIVTSQEGLVADYAKENNISHLIRGLRSTSDFEAEFNLYFSNQAINPSLQTWAVLCPHHLLHCSSTYVKTVVGKPHVKDVGAKFVAQSLMLNWVRVIGQIFDLIQVCSEHRFDVDATNLSDDDLSESLQLLYSNLACRILRISRSILVKTSKYVDNFLRQNGSRLREEVKVKKTYPKNEINTLWAILAYCIEEDAIFPDGIDSGVSYLLSLSKKLGKTSTKIFNQEEVESAYKNLKK
- a CDS encoding acyl-CoA dehydrogenase family protein, with amino-acid sequence MNMQLNAYDFLNAFSEIDDSQKLIQDTVKKFISEKLKPHIHDYYEQGVFPYELVKEMGALGLLGSNLTGYGCAGLDEVSYGIIMKELERGDSGLRSFASVQSSLAMYAIHTFGSEEQKKYFLPRMAQGEWIGCFGLTEPDFGSNPSGMKTFAKQHGDHWILNGSKTWITNAPIAHVAVVWAQTEQGVRGFLVEKDSKGFSAPKIHHKLSLRASVTGSLFFDNCVVPNSHVLQKSEGIKSALMCLNQARFGIIFGVLGAAEDCLDEALSYTSQRIVFHKPLSGHQLIQRKLALMSSEIAKGNLLAMQLAKLKHSKKVHPAQVSMGKQSNVQMALDCARTTRDILGANGISGEYRCMRHMCNLESVYTYEGTNDIHLLIVGEKLTGISAFG